GGATACGCCTGCGGCACGACCACCCGGAACGCCTCGGCCCGGCGCCCGCGCGACTCCTCCAGGTCCTCGGTCAGATAGCCGTACAGGTTCATGGCGCCGACGTACACCACGTCGCCCAGGTCGGCGTGCTCCAGCACCGTGGCCAGGTGCCGGTGCGCCGCGTCGGGCTCGCCGCGCCAGCGCGCCAGGTGCGCCCTGGCCATCTCCAGCTGGGCGAGCGCGTCCGGCCACGCGATGCCGCCCGCGAACCGCTGGGCGTCCGCGATCGCGGCGGCGCTGGCCCGCTCGTCGCCCAGCAGCCAGTGCAACTGGGCCTGCCGCGCCCGCACCCCGACCACGTCCTCGGTCGCGCCCAGCTCGGTCAGCGCCACCGCGGCCTCGTCGAAGCACGCGCACGCGCGCGCGAACTCGCCGCGCATGGCGAGCCGGTCGGCCAGGAACATCAGCGCCAGCGAGATGCCCCACCGGTCGCCCTGCGCCCGGAACTCCGCGAGCGCGAGCTCCGCGTCCGTGTCGACGCCGGTCTCGTCGCCGCTGATCGACAGCCGCAACCGGCCACGGGCGAGCCTGGCCTGCGCGCGCACCCACGGGTCGTCGTCGACGACCAGCGGGTCGAACGCCGACAGGAAGTCCGTCGCGTCATGCAGCAACCGCTCCAGCGGCACGACGAACCCCAGCATCGGGTTGCGGTAGCCGCTGCGCTGGATGTAGCGGTGCGCCTCCTGGATCCACTCCCGCGCCCGGAACTGGTCGCCGTACCCGGAGGTGACGAACACCGTCACGATCGTGTACGCCACCGCCCGCACCTCGTCGGGCACCTCGCCCTGCAGGGAGGCCGCCGCGATGCTCAGCTCGGTGCCCTCGGCCCGGTGCCCGCCGAGGTACCAGTACCAGCCGGCCGCCGCCACCAGCCGCATCGCCTCCAGGGCACGGCCCTCGGCGATCGCCCCGCGCAGCGCCACGACGATGTTGTCGTGCTCCGCCTCCAGCCTGGCCATCCACTCCAGCTGCTCGGCCTTGCGCAGGTGCGGCTCGGCCGTCTCCGCCAGCTCGATGAAGTGCTCCAGGTGCGCCCGCCGCACCGACTCGGTCTCTTCCGCCTCGGCGAGCCGGTCCGCCGTGTACTCCCTGATGGTGTCGAGCATGCGGTAACGCGGCGTGCCCTCGCCGTCGGCCTGCAGCAGCGACTTCTCAGTGAGCGCCGTCAGCACGTCGAGCACCGGCTCGCCGGCGAACACCTCGCCGCCGCACACCCGCTCGGCCGCCTCCAGGCTCGCCCCGCCGGAGAAGACCGACAGCCGCCGCAGCACGCCGCGCTCGGCCTCACTCAGCAGGTCCCAGCTCCAGTCGACGACCGCGCGCAGCGTCTTGTGCCGCGGCAGCGCCGTGCGGCTGCCGCTGGTCAGCAGGCGGAAGCGGTCGTCGAGCCGGCGCGCGAGCTGATCGACCGACATGGTACGCAGCCGCGCCGCGGCCAGCTCGATGGCCAGCGGGATCCCGTCGAGCGCCTGGCAGATGCGCGCCATGGCGGCCAGCGTGCCGGCGTCGGAGCCGATGCCCTTGCGCACCAGCTCCGCCCGGTCCCGCAGCAGCCGCACCGCGGGCGAGGACATCACCGCACCCGGCTCGGCCCCCTTCACGGGCAGCGCGAGCGGCTCGACCTGCCACAACACCTCGCCGGTGATCCCGAGCGGCTCCCTGCTCGTGGCCAGGATGCGCAGCCTCCTGCACTCCCCGAGCAGGCGGTCGGTGAAGGCCGCCGCCTCCTCGATCACGTGCTCGCAGTTGTCCAGCACCAGCAGGATCGCGCGTTCCCTGATCGCGGTGATGAGCCGGTCCAGCGAGTCGCCGCCGCGCGCGTTGCCCGTCAGCCCCTGGTCGCGCAGGCCGATCGCGGTCAGGGCCGCCTGCGCCAGCTCGCCGCCCGCGCGTACCGAGGCCAGCTCGACCAGCCAGGCCCCGTCCGGCAGCTCGCCGAGCATCGTCCGCGCCGTCTCCGTGGCCAGCCGGGTCTTGCCCGAGCCGCCCGGCCCGGTCAGCGTGACCAGCCGGTGCTTGACGGCCAGCCCGGCCACCGTGGCGAGGTCCTCGTCCTTGCCGACGAAGCTCGTCAGCTCGGCGCGCAGGTTCGTCCTGTTGCTCTGCGCCCGCTCGCCCAGCTCGCCGCGCAGCAACGCGGTGTGCAGCGCCGACAGCTCGGCGGAAGGGTCGGCGCCGAGCTCGTCGGCCAGCCGCTCGCGGGTGCGCTGGTACAGCGTCAGCGCCTCGTTCCCGCGCCCCGCCTCGGCGAGCGCGCGCATCAGCGCCGCCACGAAGCCCTCCCGCATCGGGTACGTGGCCACCAGCTCCGTCAGCTCGGACACCAGCTCCGAGCCGCGTCCGAGCCGGAGGTCGGCGTCCACCCGGTCCCCCAGCGCGGTCACGTGCAGCTCGTTCAGCCGCACCACCACGGCGTCGAACGCCTCGCTGTCGCGCAGCGCGATGTCGGCCATGGCGGGGCCGCGCCACAGCTCCAGCGCCGAACGCAGCAGCTCCGCCCGCATCTCGGGCTCCGCCGCGCGGGCCTGGCCCACCAGCTGCTCGAACCGGGAGACGTCCACGGCGTCGGCGGCGACCGCCAGCCGGTAGCCGCCGGACTCCGCCTCGATCACGCCGTCCGGCAGCACCCTGCGCAGCCTGGACACCAGCGCCTGCAAGGCGTTCACCTCGTCGGCGGGCGGTTGCTCCCCCCAGATCCAGTCCACCAGCCTGGCCCGGGTGACGATCCGGCCGGGATCGAGCGCCAGCACGGCCAGCAGCGCCCGCAGCCGAGCCCCGGGAACGTCCAGCAGGGCCCCGTCGCTGTTCCGGACCTCGAACGGCCCGAGCAATCCAACTCGCACATCCGCATTCTGCCGAAACAACGCCAGGACGACTAATCGCCGCCCTTCGCGAGCGTCCGCACCGGGACGGCCCGGAGGCCGTGGTCCCACCACAGCAGGGCGGCCGACACCAGACAGGCGGCGGTGAACCACAGCGGCGAGATGGCCTGATCGAGGTTCAGATCCAGGTCGTAACCGGACAAGAGGTCGAGATGGTAACGGTCGGGCATCCAGGGGATGATCTCCACCATCAGCCCCGCCAGGGCCGCCACGAGCAGTCCCAGGGTGGCCGCCCACCGCATGCGTCCGCTCCCCGTCCGTAACGCGACCAGCACCACGACAGCCGGCCCGCCGATCCCGACGAACAGCTCGAACGCCCACCAGCCCGCCATGAGCACGTCCCCCACCAGCCTGGACAGCCATCTCGCCGGGGCATGGGCGGAGAACCACAACACGTGACCGTTGTAGAGATTGACCAGAGGCGGCAGCAGCAGGACCGCGCAGGCGCCGATCCTGACGGTCGCGGCCAGCCAGGGCGGCCCGGCCGCCGGCAACCGCCCGGGCCGCGCCGGCGCGGCCCGGCCGCGTGCCTCGCCGAGGTCATGGGCGGACCGGGCCAGCCAGATCAGCAGGAACGCCTCGACGAACACGGTGCCCTCCCGCCTCACCCCGATGGCCAACGGCACGAAGCTCACCCAGATCGCCGCCAGCAACGCCGTGAGAAGGATGAGTGCGAGCGGCACGACGAGCATGCCGGCGCCGTACCCGACCGTGTCGCGCCGCCACCGCCCGTCCCGCCACTGCGCCACCCACACCAGCACCCACCACACGGCCTCCGCCACGGCGGCGAGAACGTCGAGGTCCCGCACCGGCGCGCCCAGCTCGTCGGCCACGTAGATCGCCTGGGCCAGCAACCCCGCCCCCAGCAGCAGCCCGGCATGGCCGACAGTGCGCCGCAGCACCAGGAAGAAGCCCACCACGACCGCCGCCATCAGCCCCGCGTCGATCACCCGCGCCCCCTGGGGCCACTCCGGCACGACGGCGTACACCAGGCAGGACGCCACCGCCGCGTACAGTGCCACGCGCAAGGCCCGCACCGCCCGGTCCGGTTCCGCCGCCCGTCCGACCGCCGGCCCTCGCAGGCTCTGCCACAACGCCCACGCCGACACCGCACCGGCCAGCACCATCACCGGCACATTCGGGCCGAGCAGCGCGCTCAGCAGCCCCTCCTCCTCGTCGTGCAGCAGCGTCAGCCGGTGCATCAGCGCGTGATCCCCGCGTGCCGGCACGACCACGAGCGTCGCCACGTAGGCGCCCGTCACGAGCAGGGCGGGAACGGCCAGCCGGTAGCGACGCACGTGTTCACGTCCAGACGTCGGAGGAAGATCGAAACGCCTCACCCTAGCGAGCCGGTCCAGCGAAGTCGATCTTCCTCCCGCGACCTCCGGGGGTCACCTCACGCGACGGCGGTCCCCTCCAGCTCGACCATCAAGTCGGGGATCGCCAGCCGGGTCACGCCGAGCATCGTGGTGGCCGGCGCCGCCCCGGCGGCGCCCAGCCGTGCCGCCAGCACGCCGTAGTGCTGGAAGAGCAGGTCGACGTCGGTGGTGTAGACGTTCAGCCGGACGAGGTCCGCCAGCGACATCCCGGCCTCGGCGAGCACGGCCTCCAGGTTGTCCAGGGTCAGGGCGAGCTGTGCCGCCATGTCCCCTGCGTGCTCGGGCTTGCCGTCGCCGCTCATCGCGGTCTGCCCCGAGCAGTACAGGGTGCGGGTGTGCCCGGAGACCAGCTCGGCCTGGTTGTAGCCCAGCTCCACCGACCACGGCCACGGGTTGACCGCCGTTCGCTGCATCGTCATATCGGCTCCATTCCGATTCATGGGGAGTTGGGACGCCGCCACCTGCGGCGTCGCGGAGATGAGCCTGCCAACAAATCACGACATCCTGTGTCGTGTATCTCGATAGAGTTCTCGCATGCGCGCCGACCGGTTGGTCTCGCTGGTGCTCCTGCTGCGACAGCACGGCCGGTTGTCGGCCGCCACGCTGGCCCGCGAGCTGGAGGTGTCCACCCGCACCGTGCTGCGTGACATCGAGGCGCTGTCGGCGGCCGGTGTCCCGGTCTACGCCGAGCGCGGCCGGCACGGCGGGTTCGCGTTGTTGCCCGGGTTCCGCACCGAGCTGACCGGGCTGAACCCCGACGAGGCCCTGGCCCTGCTGGTCGCCGGGTCGCGGCGCGGCGCGCAGGCGTTCGGCCTGGGCTCGGCGCTCGCCTCGGCCATGCTCAAGGTGGTCGACGCGCTGCCGGACAGCTACCGTGACACCGCGGCGGGCGCGGCCGAGCGCCTGCTCATCGATCCGGAGACGGACCTGCTCTCACGCCGGCTGGTGACCGAGGAGGTGCCTGACGCCATCGCGGCTGAGGTGCTGCGCGCGGTGTTCGCCGGGCGCCGGCTGGAGATCCACTACGCGGCGGCGGACGAGCCCCCGAAGTGGCGCACGGTGGACCCGATCGGCCTGGTGACCATCCGCGACCGGGGCTACCTGCTGGCCACGAGATCCGGCGAGGACCGTACGTACCGGCTGTCCAGGGTGCTGGCGGCGAAGGAGCTGCCCGAGCCCGCGCAGCGACCGCAGCGGGTCGATCTGGGCCGGGCCTGGCAGGAGCGCAGCACGCGGTTCAGAGCGGGCGGCGACCAGGTCGCCGTGCTGCTGCGGGTCAGACCCGCGCGGCGGGAGGAGCTGCTGGGCACCGCGCTGGCCGTCCGCAGCGAGGAGACCGACGCGGACGGCCTGCTGCGGCTGGAGGTCGCCTTCCAGGACGCGCGGCACGCCAAGTGGGCGTTGTGGCAGCTCGGCCTGGACGCGGAGGCGCTGGCTCCGCAGTGGTTGCGCGCCTACCTGCGCGACCGCGCCGCCGCGCTCGCCGCCCGCTACGAGGTCCCGTCACCGCGGTGACGGCACCGCTCCGAGGTCACGTCACCGCGGTGACGGCGCGATCATGCGGGCTGCAGCCGCCGTGCAAGCGCCGCGTGATCGGCTACCGGAGTCGGAACGAAGCAGGGTGTGTGGGGAAGAACCAGGATGGCATCGATCGTTTTCGGGACCGCCGCCGTGATCGCGTTCATCGTGGGCGTGGTGCTGTTCTTCAGGTTGCGGCGCAGGCCCGAGACCCGGGTCGGCGCGTACGTCAGCGCCTTCTTCCTGTTCCTGGGGGCGGGGATGCTGACCATGGGGTCCCTCTCGTTCGGCAGCCTGGAGTCCGCCGCGCTGCGGACGTTCACCGCCGAGGAGCGCGCCGCGGCGGTGCCGTGCGACGCGACCGTCCTGGGCGCCGAGCAGACCTCCAACAAGCTCAACGGCCGCTACATCTGGCTGCTGCGGCTACGGGTCACCCCGCAGGGCGGCGGCGGCCCGTACGAGATCGAGCGCACCAGCCGCCTCACCTCGTTCATGGGTGAGAGCCTGCAGAAGGGCAACGTCGGGTTCCCCTGCCTGGTCTCCCGCACCGACAGCACGCGGATCGAGATCGCGGCCCTGGCCTGAGCGGCGCGCGTCAGCCGAAGGTGATGACCGAGCGCTTGCCCGCACGCCCCTCGGCCATGGCGTCGAGCACCGCGTTCGCCTCGCCCAGGCCGACCGTGGTGACCTCGGGCAGGATGCCGTGCACGGCCGAGAACGCCAGCGTGTCGCGCAGGTCGTGCGGCGAGCCGGACGGGTTGGCCATGGCGTGCAGCCGGTTGAGCGCCATCGGCTGGGCGGGCAGGGTCAGCGGCTCGGGGCCGTACCCGCACAGGACGAGCGTGCCGTCGGGTGCCAGGCCGGTGAGGGTCGCGGCGGCGGCGGAGGTGGACGGGGCGGCGTTGAGTATCAGGTTCGCGCCGCCGTCCCACGCCCGCAGCGCCTCGGCCGGGTCGGTGTCCTGGGTGGCGACGAAGCGCTCTGCGCCCAGCTCGCGTGCCGTGGCCTCGCCACGGTGGGAGCGGCCGACGACGGCCACGCGGGCGCCCATGGCGACGGCGTAGCGTACCGCCAGCGCGCCGACGCCGCCGGTGCCGATGACGGCGACCCGCGAGGTGGCGGTGATCCCGGCCTGGCGCAGGCTGTTGAACGCGGTCAGGCCCGCGCACATCAGCGGCGCCGCGGCGACCGGGTCGAGCCCCTCGGGCAGCGGGGTCACGAAGTCGGCCTTGAGCACCGCGTACTCGGCGTAGCCGCCGTCCATGACGATGCCCGTGATGCGCTTGCGCGGGCAGAGGATCTGGTCGCCGCGCACGCAGTAGTCGCAGTGGCGGCAGGAGTCGCCGAGGAACTGCGCCCCCACGAGCGTGCCGGCCGCCGGCCACGACACGCCAGGGCCGGTGGCGGCCACCACCGCGGTGATCTCGTGGCCGGGCACCACCGGGAAGCGGGCGATCGGCCAGTGGCCCCGCAGCAGGTCCAGGTCCGTGTAGCAGATCCCGCACGCGACGAGCTTGACGAGGACCTCGCCCGGTCCGGGTTCTGGCACCTCACGCTCGGTGAGCGTCAGCGGCTCGCCGGCCGCGGTGGCAAGGGCCGTAAGCATGAAAGGCAGACCTCGATCTCTGTTCGGCTGGTGTCATTCAAGCGGTCGCCGCGCCGGTCGTCCGCGAGGCGGGCTCTGGTGTGTCGCCATCAGGGTGCCCGGCCTGTCCGGGGTTGCCCAGGTCCGCGTTCCGCGTACGTCCGCCGTGCCTACCACCAGCAGGGACAGGCTGACGGCGCCGCCCACGGCGACCTGCCGCGATACTGAATCCATGGCTACCCATCCCCCGGCGGCCGTGTCGGGTCAGCAGCGGCGGCTCGGCCCGCGTGCGGAGCTGAGCGAGTTCCTGCGCACGCGCAGGGCCCGGCTGCGGCCGTGCGACGTGGGGCTCGCCGAGCACGGGCGGCGGCGCAGGGTGCCGGGGCTGCGGCGGGAGGAGCTGGCGCGGCTGGCGGGCGTGTCGATGGCCTACTACACGCGCCTGGAGCAGGGCAACGTGCGCAACGTCTCGGTCGAGGTGCTGGACGCGATCTCCAGGGCGCTGCGGCTGTCCGACGCCGAGCACGCCCACCTGCTGCACCTCGCCAGGCCGGGCCGGCGGCGCCCCGAGCCGCAGCATCGGCAGGTCCGGCCCGCGCTGCTGGAGCTGCTGGCCGCGATGGAGGGCGTGCCCGCCTACGTGTGGGGCCGCCGCACCGACGTGCTGGCGTGGAACGCCGCGGCGTCCGCGCTGTTCGGCGACTGGGCGGCCCGCGCCCCGGGAGGATCGCAACTGGGCCAGGGTCACCTTTCTCGATCCGGCGGCGCGGCTGCTGTTCGCCGACTGGGAGTCCAAGGCGTCCGACGTGGTGGGCAACCTGCGGCTCGACGCCGGGTTGCATCCGGACGACCCGCTGCTGGTGGCGCTGGTCGGGGAGCTGTCGGCGCACAGCGAGGGCTTCCGCGCGCGGTGGGCGGCGCATCACGTCAAACGCAAGTCGCACGGCACCGTCCGGCTCGTGCATCCGCTGGTGGGGGAGCTGGCGCTGCGTTACGAGAACTTCTCGCTGCCCGGCGATGAGGAGCAGTCGCTGTCGACCTACCATGCCGAGCCCGGCTCGGCGTCGGAGGAGGCGCTGCGGCTGCTGGCGAGCTGGGGCGCCGACGCTGCCGCGCCCGCCGCTAGCGGGCCGCGCTGACCTGGTCGTCGTCGCGGGCTGGCGTCTCGGTGGCCTGGCCGTTCTCACGGACGGGCATCTCGGTGGCCTGGCCGTTCTCACGGACGGGTGCCTCGGTGGCCCGGCCGCTTTCGCGGACGCACGCTTCGATGACGGCCGGCAGGAGGCCGGGGAAGCGGGTGTCGAGGTCGTCGGGGCGCAGGGTGTTGATCTTGGTGGTGCCCTCGTAGCGCTGGTGGATGATGCCCGCCTCGCGCAGCACGTTGAAGTGGTGGGTGGCGGTCGAGCGGGAGACGGGCAGGTCGAAGGTGCCGCAGCTGAGGTCGTGGCCCGCGACGGCGAGCTGCGCGATCATCGAGCGGCGCACGGGGTCGGCGACCGCCTCGAGGAACTGCTGGAGGGTGACCTCGCCGGCGGAGGGGTTGTCGACGGTGCGCGGGGTGGTCTTCGGGCGGGCCACGCGGTCTCCTCCTCGGACGGTCGGGGCTGGCACGCCATGGTACGACGCCCGTGCGGGCGACGCGGCGCCCGCGATCACGCGTCCTCTGGGAGGCGCTCCCCCCGGCGTGTCCTGTGGCGTGTCCCGTGGCGCGTCTTGTGGCGCGTCTTGTGGCGCGTCTTGTGGCGCATCTCGTGGCGCATCTCGTGGCACTGCCCATGGCGCGACCCATGGCGCACCCATGGCCTGTGCCGGGCGCGCCGATCCGGGCCGCGACCATCGCGAGGCTGCTGCTCGACGCCCAGGAGCGCCTGCCGGGACAGACGCGCGGCCTGCGCCCGTCCGGAGCCGGGACCACCGGGCGGCCGGACCTCTCGCCCGCCGAGGTGCCCCATCCCGTGATGCCGGCCGGGTGCGCGTTCGAGGAGGCACCCGCGCCCGGTGTCAGCGCTGGCGGCGCAGGCCTCGCAGGAAGGTCCAGAGCGGGGAACGGGACTTCGCCGCGGGCTCGCCCTCCGCCGGGGACGCCTCCGGGGCGGGCGGCTCGTCGCCACCGGTCCGCGTCTGAGGGGGAGCCGGGGCGAGCTCGTACTGGACGGGCAGCGACCGCAGTGCCCGCATGAACGGGGACGGCCGCCAGGGCAGCTGGTCGGCCGGGAGCGCCAGCTTCACCTTGGACAGGCGCTTGAAGAGCCGGTGCACGGCGATGGCGGTGATCCGGGTCGCCAGGAGCTGGCCGAGGCAGTTGTGCGGTCCCGCGCCCCAGGCGAGGTGGGCGCGCGTGGTGCGGATGGCGTTCCAGTCGATGGCCCCGGCGAAGCGCGGGTCCCGGTGGGCGGCGGCGACGGAGAGCATCACGGGATCGCCGGCGGCGACGGTGTAGTTGCCCAGCTTCACGTCGGTGAGCGCGTAGCGGAAGGTCAGGTTCGCCATCGGCGGGTTGAGCAGGGCGACCCTGTTCACCGTCTCGTCGATGGCCCCCACCGACAGGCTCTCGCGCACGTCGGGGTTGGAGGCGACCTCGACGACCACGTTGCAGACCAGGCTGGCGGTGAAGTCCAGCAGGCCGGGCAGCATGAGCAGCTCGCGGGCCAGCTCGTCCAGGGTGAGGTCCGGCTTGGCCTTGATCAGGTAGGACGGCAGGTCGTCGCCGGGGGTCCCGCGCTTGGCGGCGCCCAGCTCGGTCATGGCGGCGTACAGGCGCTCGAAGGCCGCGGCCGCGTCGGAGCCGGCGTCGATCATCCGCCAGATGTCCATGACCACGTCCTCGCCGCGGGTGGCGGGGAAGCCGAGCATGCGGTTGGCGACCATGAGCGGCAGCGGGCGCGCGTACTGCGCGGCCAGGTCCGCCACCCCCGTGGTGCCGCCCTCGGCCAGCACGCCGATGAGGTCGTCGGCGTACCGCACCACGGCCTGTTCCAGCTGCTGCCCCTGTGGGTGGCCCTGGTCCTGGAACGGAGCCAGCGCGCTGCTCCAGGCGTGCCGCAGCTCGTTCAGGGCGGCGCCGTCCTGGAAGGTGGAGTTGTTGACCTGGAAGACGGGCAGCAGCGGCCAGTCGGCCGGGATCCGGCCTTCCGCGTGCGCCTTCCACCTGTCCGGGCGCTTGCTCCACACGCCCCCGGAGTTCTGCAGGACGCGGAGCACCTCCTCGTACCCCATGACGAACCAGACGGGCACCCCGAGGAGGTCCACCGGCGCGACGGGACCGTGGATCTTGCGCAGTCTTTCGTGCACCAGTGCGGGGTTCGCGTCGTAGTCCCTGGTCAGCAGTGGCTCGGCGGTCGACGGTGCCGAGGGGGCGGGGGGCTGCTGGGGCCACGGGCCTTGGGTCACGTGCTGAACTACCTCTCTGCTCGCTGCTCCGCCGTCACGCCGTCGCGGATCATGGACGGGTGACGCGCTCTGGGAGCTTACGGCTGATTCACGCAGAAGGTGTGCAGCATCACAAATTGTAACCAAAGGTGGGGGTGTGGGAAGAAGGAAGTTGTGATCCTCGCGCCGCTGTGCCGCCGGGGCGCTGCGGTTAGGGTCATGCGCATGAAACCAGCGGACATCTCCCAGTTGCATGCTCTCGGCGCGCCGACGATCTCGCCCGACGGGCAGCATGCGATCGTCTCCGTCACCCGGCCCGACCTGGAGTCCGATGAGTACCGCGGTGGCCTGTGGCTGGTCCGGACGGACGGCTCCACCGAGCCGCGCCGGCTGACGCGGGGCCCGCGCGACGCGGCGCCCGCCTACTCCCCCGACGGCGCCTGGCTGGCCTTCGTGCGCGGCGGCGACGGCGCCAAACCTCAGCTGTACGTGATGCCGACCGCCGGCGGCGAGCCGTGGAAGGTGACCGACCAGCCGCTCGGCGTCAGCGAGCCGGTGTGGAGCCCCGACTCGCGGCGGCTGGCCTTCGTCGCGCGCGTGCCCGAGGAGGGCCGGTACGGCGACGGCGAGCCGGACAAGGAACGGCCGCGCCGCATCACCGGCCTGCAGTTCCGGTGGGACGACCTGGGCTTCTACCTCGACCGGCGCGCGCACGTCTTCGTCGTGGACCCCTTCGCCGAGGAGCACTCCCCCACCCAGGTCACCGAGGGCGACTTCGACCACGGCGAGGTGGCGTGGAGCCCGGACGGCTCGCTGCTGGCGTTCGTGGCCGCCCGTCACGACGAGCGCGACACCACGCTGACCAATGACGTGTGGGTCGCCGCCCCCGACGGCTCGGGCCTGCGCCGGCTGACCGCCACCGACCTGCTGGCCGCCGCGCCGCGCTTCACCCCCGACGGCGCCTCGGTGTGCTTCCTCGGCTCCACCGCCGGCTCCGACGGCCGCAAGCTGGTCTGCAGGAACCTCGGGCTCTGGCTGGTGCCGCTCGCCGGCGGCGCGACCCGCCGCCTCACCGACGAGGAACGCCTCCACCTCTGCGAGGCCCCGTACGTGCCGACCGCCGACGGCGTGCTCGTCACCGTGGAGAACCGGGGCGCCAAGGACCTGCTGCGCGTGCCGTACGCGGGCACCGAGCCGGAGGTCCTGATCGGCGGGCCGCGCGAGGTCACCGCCGTCGCGCAGGCCGCCGACGTCACCGTCGTGACCGTCGCCGACGCCCGCACCCCCGGCGAGCTGGTCGCCCTGCGCGACGGCGGCGAGCGCACGCTCACCTCCTTCGGCCGCGACCTGGACGTGCTGCCCATCGAGGAGGTCACCGGCACGGCCCCCGACGGCTACCCGGTGCACGGCTGGATCGTCCGCCCCGCCGGCGAGGGCCCGCACCCGGTGCTCCTCATGATCCACGGCGGCCCGTTCACCCAGTACGGCTGGCACGTCTTCGACGAGGCCCAGGTCTACGCCTCGGCCGGGTACGCGGTCGTCATGGGCAACCCGCGCGGCTCGTCCGGCTACGGCCAGGCGCACGGCCGGCACATCATCGGCGACGTCGGCCGCCTGTCGGCCGTCGACCTGCTGGCGCTGCTCGACGCCGCGCTGGCCACGGGCGGCCTGGACGCCTCCCGCGCCGGGGTGCTCGGCGGCTCGCACGGCGGCTTCATGACCACGTGGCTGGCCGCCCACCACGGCGAGCGGTTCAGGGCGGCGATCAGCGAGCGCGCGGTCAACGCCATCGACAGCTTCCACGGCAGCAGCGACATCGGATGGTCGTTCGCCCACGACATGTACGGCGAGGACCCGGCGCGCTGGGTGGAGCAGAGCCCGCTCACGCACGCCGACAAGATCGACATCCCGTTCCTGATCATCCACTCGGAGCACGACTGGCGCTGCCCGGTGGAGCAGGCGCAGCGGCTGTTCGTCAAGCTGCGGTTGCGCGGGGTGGAGGCGGAGCTGCTGCTGTTCCCCGGGGAGGGGCACGAGCTGTCCCGCTCGGGGCTGCCCAGTCACCGGGTGGCCCGCTTCGAGGCCATCCTCGACTGGTGGGGGCGCCACCTCTGACCCCCGTACGGCGCCGCCCCTCCCCCCGTCCCGGGGCCGCTCCTGACCTCGTGCGAGGAGGCCGCGGGCACCCCTTACGGTGGTGCTCATGAACATCTGTGTCTTCCTGTCGGCCGCCGACCTGCCCGAGACCTACACCCGCCCCGCCCGCGAGTTCGCCGAGCTGATCGGCAAGGGCGGGCACACGCTGGTCTGGGGCGGCTCGGACGTGGGCCTGATGAAAGTGGTGGCCGACGGGGTGCACGCGGCGGGCGGGCGGCTGATGGGCGTCTCGGTGGACTTCCTGGTCGCCAAGGTGCGCCCCGGCGTGGACGACATGGTCGTCGCGGCGGACCTGGCCGAGCGCAAGAAGCTGCTGCTGGAGAAGGCCGACGCGGTGGTCATCATGGTCGGCGGCACGGGCACGCTCGACGAGGCCACCGAGATCCTGGAGCTGAAGAAGCACGGGCGCACGGACAAGCCCGTCGTGCTGCTGAACACGGCGGGCTTCTACGACGGGCTCAAGGAGCAGTTCCGGCGGATGGAGGACGAGGGGTTCCTCCCTCGCCCCCTGACCGACCTGGTCTTCTTCGCCGAGGAGCCCGTGGGGGCGATGGCCTACCTGGAAGAGTCGATCGGCATGCGCTGAGCCTGCCTGAAGGAGTCGCCCGGCGTCGGCTGAGCCTACCTTGAGGAGTCGCCCGGCACGGGCTGAGCCTGCTTGCCGACCGC
The nucleotide sequence above comes from Nonomuraea gerenzanensis. Encoded proteins:
- a CDS encoding cytochrome P450, with amino-acid sequence MTQGPWPQQPPAPSAPSTAEPLLTRDYDANPALVHERLRKIHGPVAPVDLLGVPVWFVMGYEEVLRVLQNSGGVWSKRPDRWKAHAEGRIPADWPLLPVFQVNNSTFQDGAALNELRHAWSSALAPFQDQGHPQGQQLEQAVVRYADDLIGVLAEGGTTGVADLAAQYARPLPLMVANRMLGFPATRGEDVVMDIWRMIDAGSDAAAAFERLYAAMTELGAAKRGTPGDDLPSYLIKAKPDLTLDELARELLMLPGLLDFTASLVCNVVVEVASNPDVRESLSVGAIDETVNRVALLNPPMANLTFRYALTDVKLGNYTVAAGDPVMLSVAAAHRDPRFAGAIDWNAIRTTRAHLAWGAGPHNCLGQLLATRITAIAVHRLFKRLSKVKLALPADQLPWRPSPFMRALRSLPVQYELAPAPPQTRTGGDEPPAPEASPAEGEPAAKSRSPLWTFLRGLRRQR
- a CDS encoding S9 family peptidase, encoding MKPADISQLHALGAPTISPDGQHAIVSVTRPDLESDEYRGGLWLVRTDGSTEPRRLTRGPRDAAPAYSPDGAWLAFVRGGDGAKPQLYVMPTAGGEPWKVTDQPLGVSEPVWSPDSRRLAFVARVPEEGRYGDGEPDKERPRRITGLQFRWDDLGFYLDRRAHVFVVDPFAEEHSPTQVTEGDFDHGEVAWSPDGSLLAFVAARHDERDTTLTNDVWVAAPDGSGLRRLTATDLLAAAPRFTPDGASVCFLGSTAGSDGRKLVCRNLGLWLVPLAGGATRRLTDEERLHLCEAPYVPTADGVLVTVENRGAKDLLRVPYAGTEPEVLIGGPREVTAVAQAADVTVVTVADARTPGELVALRDGGERTLTSFGRDLDVLPIEEVTGTAPDGYPVHGWIVRPAGEGPHPVLLMIHGGPFTQYGWHVFDEAQVYASAGYAVVMGNPRGSSGYGQAHGRHIIGDVGRLSAVDLLALLDAALATGGLDASRAGVLGGSHGGFMTTWLAAHHGERFRAAISERAVNAIDSFHGSSDIGWSFAHDMYGEDPARWVEQSPLTHADKIDIPFLIIHSEHDWRCPVEQAQRLFVKLRLRGVEAELLLFPGEGHELSRSGLPSHRVARFEAILDWWGRHL
- a CDS encoding LOG family protein, with product MNICVFLSAADLPETYTRPAREFAELIGKGGHTLVWGGSDVGLMKVVADGVHAAGGRLMGVSVDFLVAKVRPGVDDMVVAADLAERKKLLLEKADAVVIMVGGTGTLDEATEILELKKHGRTDKPVVLLNTAGFYDGLKEQFRRMEDEGFLPRPLTDLVFFAEEPVGAMAYLEESIGMR